One genomic region from Phragmites australis chromosome 1, lpPhrAust1.1, whole genome shotgun sequence encodes:
- the LOC133919717 gene encoding uncharacterized protein LOC133919717, translated as MAAAPAAALAAEPFSIRGFAARMRAVDAAKFYPFGGGCREGEPPPQLPPMGLPPRSRWWPHELAAERARLSAGARGREAAAGGVEGGGLRKGTKRKGSRSSAAADRAKKRLRALQFRSLLKNKEKTSKPQSTSRLHLHMLHMGLLRKHRSSSIHTTREFAPRKKLDKARVPIHENSMIKQSRGRMGPSNDMHSSLFGSKEANSVVNKRSTIVSESTNYPVSTGCEVVKHAAGSKDDIFGDLPLLESSNIMFRTGVDEPPTVLEGSFITNQSEADAITETVPLKLIHASDITAHTPSPLEDLMKNEGTPDKEPTCISHNDAARSHPSTAGIDGQPNHKSISAVKPCLGDTQLKYTGGSALSSYSDLRSKCGSSNPPQGCFDTNTNCSQEIKKHDTSSATSPPAMRIRTEATKYKDASVNGKKSTDISGPVVTPKNHLSSQGTVLPYAVSQGVFNTRTNADDMFSCRSMPAKEFKPASRPSGNFTSNVCHESRKHVDAVPLSTENQGSWYSKLHPICSPASIGLAFMKLPGLERMEISNCNVKIGENKFINEQSMNTVRYPKQQLVSGMTNVMQGQKKIGLSNSQAGKTALDGYVGQDVYHPQQPTVRLMGKTVSVCKHSNDHNVSTTGKECHENITIQENHCATISCQFPQKRLFPCQDSVMPRAHLNGSSDFLARIPNNTVSGQKTTFNGLHNKRQPINSASSTIKHCTWNFGTQFVRQAELNKASMVSANSETRHLELHQPSYMISIPQNQQFHLCTPASHMSREDRNFVGPAVNQSSPIPQGLLNASMKEKYQKSTLLSYGDPSSVPIRQPYQIPGTKLSSASIISFFDYGVNDSFSRNSSPGLCPLTASLANKSVSTVGPTSTGSLTNTDVRKGAGFADQINNRPAYADNVSQQPAKRQLITDRQDFMSMGPNMINHSLGWSLNDAVGPRILDFSNRVAGDAVQISRNENNILMASSGQVPAVETMSRAGLVAGAKTMLKPGQNLNDHSKLLYSTAFSVDNDISSVVL; from the exons ATGGCCGCGGCCCCCGCCGCCGCTTTGGCTGCCGAGCCCTTCTCGATACG GGGTTTTGCCGCGAGGATGCGGGCCGTGGACGCGGCCAAGTTCTACCCGTTCGGCGGCGGATGCAGGGAGGgggagccgccgccgcagctccCGCCGATGGGGCTGCCGCCGCGGTCCCGATGGTGGCCGCACGAGCTCGCGGCGGAGCGGGCCCGTCTCTCGGCAGGCGCCAGGGGCAGAGAGGCTGCCGCAGGCGGTGTCGAGGGTGGCGGTCTGCGGAAGGGGACCAAGAGGAAGGGATCTCGCTCGAGTGCCGCAGCCGATAGGGCCAAGAAACGGCTACGCGCGCTCCAGTTTAGGTCCCTTTTGAAGAACAAG GAGAAAACTTCTAAGCCTCAGTCAACATCTCGTTTACATCTGCACATGCTGCATATGGGATTGTTGAGAAAACATAGAAGTTCTTCTATTCATACAACGAGAGAATTTGCACCAAGAAAGAAATTGGACAAGGCGCGGGTGCCAATTCATGAAAACAGCATGATTAAACAGAGCAGAGGAAGAATGGGCCCCTCTAATgacatgcacagtagccttttCGGGAGTAAAGAAGCAAATTCTGTTGTAAATAAGCGAAGCACAATAGTCAGTGAGTCAACTAATTATCCTGTAAGTACTGGCTGTGAAGTGGTGAAACATGCCGCAGGATCCAAGGATGATATTTTTGGAGATCTCCCTCTCTTGGAAAGCTCCAATATTATGTTTCGGACCGGAGTTGATGAACCTCCGACTGTTCTAGAAGGATCTTTTATAACAAATCAAAGTGAAGCAGATGCTATAACAGAAACTGTACCCTTGAAACTGATTCATGCTTCTGACATCACTGCACATACACCATCTCCTCTTGAAGACTTGATGAAAAATGAAGGAACTCCTGACAAAGAACCAACATGCATCTCTCACAATGATGCAGCTAGGAGTCACCCTTCCACTGCTGGGATCGATGGTCAGCCAAATCATAAAAGCATCAGCGCGGTGAAACCATGTCTTGGTGATACACAGCTGAAATATACTGGTGGGTCTGCTTTAAGTTCTTATTCTGACCTGAGGTCAAAATGTGGTTCTAGCAATCCTCCACAGGGTTGTTTTGATACGAACACAAACTGCTCTcaggaaattaagaaacatgatacAAGTTCTGCTACAAGTCCACCTGCCATGAGAATCAGAACTGAAGCAACTAAATATAAAGATGCATCGGTTAATGGCAAGAAGAGTACTGATATCTCTGGTCCGGTGGTCACACCCAAGAACCATCTTTCATCTCAAGGCACTGTATTGCCGTATGCAGTATCACAAGGGGTTTTCAACACAAGAACCAATGCAGATGACATGTTTTCATGCAGAAGTATGCCTGCCAAGGAATTCAAACCAGCTTCCAGACCTTCTGGTAACTTTACAAGTAATGTGTGCCATGAAAGTAGGAAACATGTGGATGCTGTGCCATTATCAACAGAGAACCAGGGTAGCTGGTACTCTAAACTTCACCCAATTTGCAGTCCTGCTAGTATTGGCTTGGCTTTTATGAAGCTACCTGGGCTTGAAAGAATGGAGATCTCAAACTGCAATGTAAAGATAGGTGAAAACAAGTTTATAAATGAACAATCAATGAACACAGTAAGATACCCAAAACAGCAGTTGGTGAGTGGCATGACCAATGTTATGCAAGGCCAGAAAAAGATTGGTCTCAGCAACTCTCAAGCTGGGAAAACTGCTCTGGATGGTTATGTGGGCCAAGATGTTTATCATCCGCAGCAACCCACAGTGCGGTTGATGGGTAAGACAGTCTCAGTTTGTAAGCATAGCAATGATCATAATGTATCAACCACGGGGAAAGAGTGTCATGAAAATATTACCATTCAAGAAAACCACTGCGCCACAATCTCATGTCAGTTTCCCCAGAAGAGATTGTTCCCTTGTCAGGATTCTGTGATGCCAAGAGCACATCTAAATGGTTCTTCAGATTTTTTGGCAAGAATTCCCAACAATACTGTGTCAGGGCAAAAGACTACTTTCAATGGCCTCCATAACAAAAGGCAACCAATAAATAGTGCTTCTTCAACCATAAAACATTGCACTTGGAATTTTGGAACTCAGTTTGTTCGTCAAGCTGAACTTAACAAGGCATCCATGGTCAGTGCCAACTCTGAGACCAGGCATCTAGAACTACATCAACCGTCTTATATGATAAGCATTCCTCAGAATCAACAGTTTCATTTGTGCACTCCTGCATCACACATGAGTAGAGAAGATCGCAATTTTGTGGGTCCAGCAGTGAACCAATCTTCTCCCATTCCACAAGGGTTGCTAAATGCGAGCATGAAGGAAAAGTATCAGAAATCCACTTTGCTGTCTTACGGCGATCCTAGTTCTGTGCCTATTCGCCAACCCTACCAGATACCTGGAACAAAGTTATCTTCTGCATCCATCATATCCTTTTTTGACTATGGCGTGAATGATTCTTTCTCCAGAAACTCTTCTCCTGGACTGTGTCCTCTTACAGCTAGTTTGGCAAATAAATCTGTTTCAACAGTTGGACCAACTTCTACGGGCAGTCTTACAAATACAGATGTTAGGAAGGGTGCTGGTTTTGCTGATCAAATAAATAATAGACCTGCTTATGCAGATAATGTTTCACAGCAACCTGCAAAGAGACAACTTATTACAGATAGACAAGATTTTATGTCTATGGGCCCAAACATGATAAACCATTCACTTGGCTGGTCACTTAATGACGCAGTTGGTCCTCGGATACTTGATTTTAGTAATAGAGTAGCAGGAGATGCCGtgcaaatatcaagaaatgaAAACAACATTTTAATGGCCAGTTCGGGTCAAGTTCCAGCTGTTGAAACAATGTCGAGGGCTGGGTTGGTTGCAGGAGCTAAAACCATGTTGAAGCCAGGTCAAAACCTGAATGATCATTCCAAACTGCTATACTCCACTGCATTTTCAGTGGATAATGATATTAGTTCAGTTGTATTATAG